The Meriones unguiculatus strain TT.TT164.6M chromosome 1, Bangor_MerUng_6.1, whole genome shotgun sequence genome has a segment encoding these proteins:
- the Phrf1 gene encoding PHD and RING finger domain-containing protein 1 isoform X5: protein MDDDSLDDLVSHSPGPDGPLQVGPSDLASDAEESSSGHSGDSEDDTGSEHEDGTDEEDVEGLSEEEDPEDRSGSEDSEDGEEMATAAVETQGKLEASSAPNSDDDAESCPICLNAFRGQAVGTPETCAHYFCLDCIIEWSRNANSCPVDRTIFKCICIRAQFNGKILKKIPVENTRACEDEEAEEEDPTFCEVCGRSDREDRLLLCDGCDAGYHMECLDPPLQEVPVDEWFCPECAAPGIAPTHDTAPVSDEEVSLLLADVVPTTSRLRPRVGRTRAIARTRQSERVRATVNRNRISSARRVQHVPRYLMSSLLDETIEAVATGLSTAVYQRPLTPRVPAKRKRKAGRRKKVLGRKKTRSWSSVKSGGTRAKRRQHRVRRTKGRKLKNEVTARSRIARTLGLRRPVHGTSMPSVYKPGDPSLGLMRADIGAASLSLFGDPYELDPFDSNEEQSADPPSPLSAKRRVLSRSALQSHQPVARPVAMGLSRRQLPAVAPEPSVEEAPVPDLLGSILSGQSLLMMSSADVVIHRDGSLSAKRAAPVSLQRNSVTQSREESRPRDSLQPGTLPSGSASSGLVGDRRQSSGLSSGNRAALRCIPACTVDTPVRLDSSVVPRSSQAGNLPNESRPSLKQNNSPRVNGSSIRVGSASCKITAHSNFPSKTIVLGHPQKTDPKRPDFSKLPRIPKIHRDSSNSTQDQAPASGQTVELPSTCISRLTGREGPGQPGRGRAENEPSSRGPQETGSHTSGSRPPAPSSQSSLAPIGPSRGKGIGSSFESFRINIPGNTAHCSQLSSPGFCNTFRPVDSKVQRKENPSPLFSIKKPKQLKSEIYDPFDPTGSDSSPPSSSPESLGSGLLPSEITRTISINSPKAPALQTVRCVTSYRVENIFGTETEPESQPPGEPVSGMLEFLGKGSAEGASDLEQEGLGEIESTETQGSIARTQRPSPPDPWDDEDEVSCTPFFGSEERTVTCVTVMEPGVPPSPDAPQITTHRIVELRAPSRSRSTSSSRSRKKTKKKKVSREHQRTRSSTRSGSRDRTSRSVSPVTEEHTKRHRAKAKSRRSSSDRASSQDRAKRRRDREHRRSAWGHGRAWRKSRSRSGSPGSSSCERHESRRRKRRHSGSRSRGRDCSPHSSLERDRRHKHRERSRERVGKKESVTRSRERRKWRSRSPSLEHRPRRPRSREKRPHSPEKKEEAVREISPTPAPQEEPRQDGDHPPSRPVSEVSVLPEVVVADLNPPEVPPVPTEPVECVPEDLDYGDSVEAGHVFEDFANEAIFIQLDDMSSPPSPESTDSSSPERNFPPNPTLPPASLPQDTTVPVMKREVVPIHREDVTKPTPQALAPSGQCLLRQDTVETTTTTLSTMGVVPMGKDSPLESGRGCEAVRPRDAVAQAPLLRSRTLVKRVTWNLQEAKDSTPALDRVPSLQPQHATTPGSALKHHALCTGQPALSPADPAGDPSPSRLRCSTEPSPSAHSASYNLRASCSNHHQQLRGKDRCSQVCC, encoded by the exons GTTCTGAAGattcagaagatggagaagaaatgGCAACGGCAGCAGTGGAGACTCAAGGGAAGCTGGAAGCCAGCAGTGCACCCAATTCTGATGATGATGCAGAGAGCTGCCCCATTTGCCTCAATGCATTCAGAGGCCAGGCTGTGGGCACCCCAGAGACCTGTGCCCACTATTTCTGCCTGGACTGCATCATTGAGTGGTCCAGG AATGCCAACTCCTGTCCAGTTGATCGAacaatatttaaatgtatttgtatTCGAGCCCAGTTTAATGGAAAAATCTTAAAGAAG ATTCCAGTGGAAAATACTAGAGCTTGTGAGgatgaggaggctgaggaggaagaCCCGACCTTTTGTGAGGTGTGTGGCAGGAGTGACCGTGAGGACCGGCTTCTCCTCTGTGATGGCTGCGATGCTGG GTACCACATGGAATGTTTGGACCCTCCTCTTCAGGAGGTGCCTGTGGATGAATGGTTCTGCCCAGAGTGTGCGGCCCCTGGGATTGCTCCCACTCATG ATACAGCTCCTGTGAGTGATGAGGAGGTCTCCCTGCTACTGGCTGATGTAGTGCCTACTACCAGCAGGCTTCGGCCTCGAGTAGGCAGAACCCGGGCCATCGCTAGGACACGGCAGAGTGAGAGAGTGAGGGCAACTGTGAACCGGAACCGGATCTCCTCTGCCAGAAGGGTCCAG CATGTGCCAAGGTACCTCATGTCTTCTCTGCTGGATGAAACTATTGAGGCTGTCGCCACTGGTCTGAGCACTGCTGTATACCAGCGTCCCTTGACACCTCGTGTCCCTGCAAAACGGAAAAGGAAGGCAG GGAGACGGAAGAAAGTGCTGGGCAGAAAGAAAACCCGGTCCTGGTCATCTGTGAAAAGTGGGGGTACCAGAGCCAAGAGACGGCAGCACCGTGTGAGAAGGACAAAAGGGAGGAAGCTGAAG AATGAAGTCACAGCTCGTTCTCGCATTGCACGAACACTAGGCCTCCGTAGGCCTGTCCACGGCACGAGCATGCCATCAGTGTACAAGCCAGGAGACCCCTCTCTGGGGCTGATGAGGGCAGATATTGGGGCAGCTTCTCTGTCGCTGTTTGGAGATCCCTATGAGCTGGACCCTTTTGACAG CAACGAGGAACAGTCTGCAGATCCACCTTCCCCTCTGAGTGCCAAGAGGAGAGTGCTCTCCCGCTCGGCCCTGCAGTCTCACCAGCCTGTGGCCAGACCTGTTGCCATGGGGCTATCTAG GAGGCAGCTCCCTGCTGTGGCCCCAGAGCCCAGTGTGGAGGAGGCCCCCGTTCCTGACCTGTTGGGGAGCATTCTGTCTGGCCAGAGCCTCCTGATGATGAGCAGTGCTGATGTTGTCATACACCGGGATGGCTCTCTCAGTGCCAAGAGGGCAG CTCCTGTTTCTCTTCAGCGAAATTCTGTGACTCAATCCAGAGAAGAGTCCAGGCCCAGAGACAGCCTGCAGCCGGGGACACTACCCTCAGGGAGCGCATCCAGTGGACTCGTGGGAGACAGGCGTCAAAGCTCAGGGCTGAGCAGTGGGAACAGAGCAGCTCTCCGCTGTATCCCTGCCTGCACAGTGGACACCCCTGTAAGGCTGGACTCATCAGTGGTCCCTCGTTCAAGTCAAGCTGGGAACTTGCCAAATGAGAGCAGGCCTAGCTTGAAACAAAATAACAGCCCCCGAGTTAATGGCTCCAGCATACGGGTTGGTTCCGCCTCATGTAAGATTACTGCTCATTCTAACTTTCCATCTAAAACTATAGTTCTTGGGCATCCTCAGAAAACAGATCCCAAGAGACCTGATTTCTCAAAGCTACCCAGGATACCAAAGATCCACAGGGACAGCAGTAATAGCACACAGGACCAGGCCCCAGCCAGTGGGCAGACTGTCGAGCTCCCCAGCACTTGCATCAGCCGCCTAACTGGCAGGGAAGGCCCGGGGCAGCCCGGGCGAGGCCGGGCTGAGAATGAGCCCAGCAGCAGAGGTCCTCAGGAGACTGGCTCACACACGAGTGGTTCTCGTCCTCCTGCCCCCAGTTCCCAAAGCAGCCTGGCCCCCATAGGACCCTCAAGAGGAAAAGGCATTGGGTCTAGCTTTGAAAGCTTCAGGATCAACATCCCTGGGAACACTGCACACTGCAGCCAGCTGTCCAGTCCTGGCTTCTGTAACACATTCCGGCCAGTAGATAGCAAGGTGCAGAGGAAGGAAAACCCTTCGCCCCTCTTCTCCATCAAGAAACCAAAACAACTGAAGAGCGAAATCTATGACCCCTTTGACCCCACTGGCTCTGACTCCAGCCCTCCTAGCAGCAGCCCAGAGAGTCTTGGCTCAGGCCTCCTGCCCTCTGAGATCACGAGAACTATCTCCATCAACAGCCCAAAGGCCCCAGCCTTGCAGACTGTGCGTTGTGTTACCTCCTACAGGGTAGAAAACATCTTTGGGACCGAGACGGAACCTGAGTCCCAGCCTCCTGGTGAGCCTGTGTCTGGCATGCTGGAGTTCCTGGGCAAGGGATCTGCTGAGGGAGCCTCTGATTTGGAGCAAGAAGGACTGGGGGAGATAGAGTCCACAGAGACTCAGGGCTCCATAGCCCGGACACAGAGACCATCCCCACCAGACCCTTGGGACGATGAGGATGAGGTGTCCTGTAcacctttctttggctctgaggAACGGACAGTGACATGTGTGACTGTCATGGAGCCAGGTGTCCCACCAAGCCCAGATGCTCCACAGATAACCACCCACAGGATTGTGGAGCTCAGGGCCCCATCCCGTTCCCGGTCCACCTCCAGCTCCCGCAGCAGGAAGAAAACGAAGAAGAAAAAGGTTTCCAGAGAGCACCAGAGGACACGCTCTAGCACTCGCTCTGGCTCCCGGGACAGGACTTCACGCTCAGTATCACCAGTCACTGAGGAACACACTAAGAGGCACAGAGCTAAGGCTAAAAGTCGGAGGTCTTCCAGTGACCGTGCTAGCAGCCAGGACAGAgcaaagaggaggagggacagggAGCACAGGCGGAGTGCCTGGGGTCATGGCAGGGCCTGGAGGAAGTCCAGGTCCCGCTCAGGGAGTCCTGGCAGTTCTTCTTGTGAGCGCCATGAGAGTAGGAGACGGAAGAGACGGCATTCAGGGTCCCGGTCTCGAGGCAGGGACTGCTCACCCCACAGCAGCCTAGAAAGGGACCGGAGACACAAGCATCGGGAGAGGAGCCGGGAGCGGGTGGGCAAGAAGGAGAGTGTGACTCGGTCACGGGAGAGAAGGAAGTGGCGGTCTCGGTCTCCCAGCTTGGAGCATAGGCCACGGAGGCCACGCTCCCGTGAGAAGCGGCCCCATTCcccagagaagaaggaggaggctgtAAGGGAGATTTCTCCAACCCCTGCTCCACAGGAGGAGCCAAGGCAGGATGGAGACCACCCTCCCAGTCGTCCAGTCTCAGAAGTAAGTGTCCTGCCAGAGGTGGTTGTGGCTGACCTGAACCCTCCAGAAGTCCCTCCTGTCCCGACAGAGCCAGTGGAGTGTGTGCCTGAGGACCTAGACTATGGTGATTCTGTGGAGGCAGGCCACGTCTTTGAGGATTTTGCAAATGAAGCCATCTTTATCCAGCTTGATGACATGAGCTCACCTCCTTCCCCTGAGAGTACAGACTCCTCCTCCCCTGAGCGAAACTTCCCACCAAATCCCACACTGCCCCCAGCCAGCCTTCCACAGGATACTACTGTACCTGTCATGAAGAGGGAAGTGGTACCGATCCACAGGGAAGATGTCACAAAGCCTACGCCCCAGGCATTGGCCCCTTCAGGCCAGTGCCTGCTCAGGCAGGACACTGTGGAGACCACCACTACAACTCTTAGCACCATGGGTGTGGTGCCCATGGGAAAGGACAGTCCTTTGgagagtgggagaggatgtgaagCAGTCAGGCCCAGGGATGCTGTGGCCCAGGCCCCGCTGCTGCGGTCCAGAACCCTGGTGAAGAGAGTCACCTGGAACCTGCAGGAAGCCAAGGACAGTACCCCAGCCCTGGATAGAGTTCCAA GTTTACAGCCCCAAcatgccaccacccctggctcaGCCCTCAAGCATCATGCCCTATGCACTGGTCAGCCAGCCCTCAGTCCAGCTGATCCTGCAGGGGACCCTTCCCCTAGCAGGCTGCGGTGCAGCACAGAGCCTAGCCCCAGTGCCCACTCTGCCAGCTACAACCTCAGAGCTAGCTGTtccaaccaccaccaacaactcAGAGGAAAAGACCGCTGCTCCCAAGTCTGCTGCTGA
- the Phrf1 gene encoding PHD and RING finger domain-containing protein 1 isoform X4: MDDDSLDDLVSHSPGPDGPLQVGPSDLASDAESSSGHSGDSEDDTGSEHEDGTDEEDVEGLSEEEDPEDRSGSEDSEDGEEMATAAVETQGKLEASSAPNSDDDAESCPICLNAFRGQAVGTPETCAHYFCLDCIIEWSRNANSCPVDRTIFKCICIRAQFNGKILKKIPVENTRACEDEEAEEEDPTFCEVCGRSDREDRLLLCDGCDAGYHMECLDPPLQEVPVDEWFCPECAAPGIAPTHDTAPVSDEEVSLLLADVVPTTSRLRPRVGRTRAIARTRQSERVRATVNRNRISSARRVQHVPRYLMSSLLDETIEAVATGLSTAVYQRPLTPRVPAKRKRKAGRRKKVLGRKKTRSWSSVKSGGTRAKRRQHRVRRTKGRKLKNEVTARSRIARTLGLRRPVHGTSMPSVYKPGDPSLGLMRADIGAASLSLFGDPYELDPFDSNEEQSADPPSPLSAKRRVLSRSALQSHQPVARPVAMGLSRRQLPAVAPEPSVEEAPVPDLLGSILSGQSLLMMSSADVVIHRDGSLSAKRAAPVSLQRNSVTQSREESRPRDSLQPGTLPSGSASSGLVGDRRQSSGLSSGNRAALRCIPACTVDTPVRLDSSVVPRSSQAGNLPNESRPSLKQNNSPRVNGSSIRVGSASCKITAHSNFPSKTIVLGHPQKTDPKRPDFSKLPRIPKIHRDSSNSTQDQAPASGQTVELPSTCISRLTGREGPGQPGRGRAENEPSSRGPQETGSHTSGSRPPAPSSQSSLAPIGPSRGKGIGSSFESFRINIPGNTAHCSQLSSPGFCNTFRPVDSKVQRKENPSPLFSIKKPKQLKSEIYDPFDPTGSDSSPPSSSPESLGSGLLPSEITRTISINSPKAPALQTVRCVTSYRVENIFGTETEPESQPPGEPVSGMLEFLGKGSAEGASDLEQEGLGEIESTETQGSIARTQRPSPPDPWDDEDEVSCTPFFGSEERTVTCVTVMEPGVPPSPDAPQITTHRIVELRAPSRSRSTSSSRSRKKTKKKKVSREHQRTRSSTRSGSRDRTSRSVSPVTEEHTKRHRAKAKSRRSSSDRASSQDRAKRRRDREHRRSAWGHGRAWRKSRSRSGSPGSSSCERHESRRRKRRHSGSRSRGRDCSPHSSLERDRRHKHRERSRERVGKKESVTRSRERRKWRSRSPSLEHRPRRPRSREKRPHSPEKKEEAVREISPTPAPQEEPRQDGDHPPSRPVSEVSVLPEVVVADLNPPEVPPVPTEPVECVPEDLDYGDSVEAGHVFEDFANEAIFIQLDDMSSPPSPESTDSSSPERNFPPNPTLPPASLPQDTTVPVMKREVVPIHREDVTKPTPQALAPSGQCLLRQDTVETTTTTLSTMGVVPMGKDSPLESGRGCEAVRPRDAVAQAPLLRSRTLVKRVTWNLQEAKDSTPALDRVPRTPLQRPQKPQEGDWDAEDRALIGVQQAPFSELPPPIHVLQESGLLDADPSQVYSPNMPPPLAQPSSIMPYALVSQPSVQLILQGTLPLAGCGAAQSLAPVPTLPATTSELAVPTTTNNSEEKTAAPKSAAEKTKKEEYMKKLHMQERAVEEVKLAIKPFYQKREVTKEEYKDILRKAVQKICHSKSGEINPVKVANLVKAYVDKYRHMRRHKKAEAGEEPPSQSAET, translated from the exons GTTCTGAAGattcagaagatggagaagaaatgGCAACGGCAGCAGTGGAGACTCAAGGGAAGCTGGAAGCCAGCAGTGCACCCAATTCTGATGATGATGCAGAGAGCTGCCCCATTTGCCTCAATGCATTCAGAGGCCAGGCTGTGGGCACCCCAGAGACCTGTGCCCACTATTTCTGCCTGGACTGCATCATTGAGTGGTCCAGG AATGCCAACTCCTGTCCAGTTGATCGAacaatatttaaatgtatttgtatTCGAGCCCAGTTTAATGGAAAAATCTTAAAGAAG ATTCCAGTGGAAAATACTAGAGCTTGTGAGgatgaggaggctgaggaggaagaCCCGACCTTTTGTGAGGTGTGTGGCAGGAGTGACCGTGAGGACCGGCTTCTCCTCTGTGATGGCTGCGATGCTGG GTACCACATGGAATGTTTGGACCCTCCTCTTCAGGAGGTGCCTGTGGATGAATGGTTCTGCCCAGAGTGTGCGGCCCCTGGGATTGCTCCCACTCATG ATACAGCTCCTGTGAGTGATGAGGAGGTCTCCCTGCTACTGGCTGATGTAGTGCCTACTACCAGCAGGCTTCGGCCTCGAGTAGGCAGAACCCGGGCCATCGCTAGGACACGGCAGAGTGAGAGAGTGAGGGCAACTGTGAACCGGAACCGGATCTCCTCTGCCAGAAGGGTCCAG CATGTGCCAAGGTACCTCATGTCTTCTCTGCTGGATGAAACTATTGAGGCTGTCGCCACTGGTCTGAGCACTGCTGTATACCAGCGTCCCTTGACACCTCGTGTCCCTGCAAAACGGAAAAGGAAGGCAG GGAGACGGAAGAAAGTGCTGGGCAGAAAGAAAACCCGGTCCTGGTCATCTGTGAAAAGTGGGGGTACCAGAGCCAAGAGACGGCAGCACCGTGTGAGAAGGACAAAAGGGAGGAAGCTGAAG AATGAAGTCACAGCTCGTTCTCGCATTGCACGAACACTAGGCCTCCGTAGGCCTGTCCACGGCACGAGCATGCCATCAGTGTACAAGCCAGGAGACCCCTCTCTGGGGCTGATGAGGGCAGATATTGGGGCAGCTTCTCTGTCGCTGTTTGGAGATCCCTATGAGCTGGACCCTTTTGACAG CAACGAGGAACAGTCTGCAGATCCACCTTCCCCTCTGAGTGCCAAGAGGAGAGTGCTCTCCCGCTCGGCCCTGCAGTCTCACCAGCCTGTGGCCAGACCTGTTGCCATGGGGCTATCTAG GAGGCAGCTCCCTGCTGTGGCCCCAGAGCCCAGTGTGGAGGAGGCCCCCGTTCCTGACCTGTTGGGGAGCATTCTGTCTGGCCAGAGCCTCCTGATGATGAGCAGTGCTGATGTTGTCATACACCGGGATGGCTCTCTCAGTGCCAAGAGGGCAG CTCCTGTTTCTCTTCAGCGAAATTCTGTGACTCAATCCAGAGAAGAGTCCAGGCCCAGAGACAGCCTGCAGCCGGGGACACTACCCTCAGGGAGCGCATCCAGTGGACTCGTGGGAGACAGGCGTCAAAGCTCAGGGCTGAGCAGTGGGAACAGAGCAGCTCTCCGCTGTATCCCTGCCTGCACAGTGGACACCCCTGTAAGGCTGGACTCATCAGTGGTCCCTCGTTCAAGTCAAGCTGGGAACTTGCCAAATGAGAGCAGGCCTAGCTTGAAACAAAATAACAGCCCCCGAGTTAATGGCTCCAGCATACGGGTTGGTTCCGCCTCATGTAAGATTACTGCTCATTCTAACTTTCCATCTAAAACTATAGTTCTTGGGCATCCTCAGAAAACAGATCCCAAGAGACCTGATTTCTCAAAGCTACCCAGGATACCAAAGATCCACAGGGACAGCAGTAATAGCACACAGGACCAGGCCCCAGCCAGTGGGCAGACTGTCGAGCTCCCCAGCACTTGCATCAGCCGCCTAACTGGCAGGGAAGGCCCGGGGCAGCCCGGGCGAGGCCGGGCTGAGAATGAGCCCAGCAGCAGAGGTCCTCAGGAGACTGGCTCACACACGAGTGGTTCTCGTCCTCCTGCCCCCAGTTCCCAAAGCAGCCTGGCCCCCATAGGACCCTCAAGAGGAAAAGGCATTGGGTCTAGCTTTGAAAGCTTCAGGATCAACATCCCTGGGAACACTGCACACTGCAGCCAGCTGTCCAGTCCTGGCTTCTGTAACACATTCCGGCCAGTAGATAGCAAGGTGCAGAGGAAGGAAAACCCTTCGCCCCTCTTCTCCATCAAGAAACCAAAACAACTGAAGAGCGAAATCTATGACCCCTTTGACCCCACTGGCTCTGACTCCAGCCCTCCTAGCAGCAGCCCAGAGAGTCTTGGCTCAGGCCTCCTGCCCTCTGAGATCACGAGAACTATCTCCATCAACAGCCCAAAGGCCCCAGCCTTGCAGACTGTGCGTTGTGTTACCTCCTACAGGGTAGAAAACATCTTTGGGACCGAGACGGAACCTGAGTCCCAGCCTCCTGGTGAGCCTGTGTCTGGCATGCTGGAGTTCCTGGGCAAGGGATCTGCTGAGGGAGCCTCTGATTTGGAGCAAGAAGGACTGGGGGAGATAGAGTCCACAGAGACTCAGGGCTCCATAGCCCGGACACAGAGACCATCCCCACCAGACCCTTGGGACGATGAGGATGAGGTGTCCTGTAcacctttctttggctctgaggAACGGACAGTGACATGTGTGACTGTCATGGAGCCAGGTGTCCCACCAAGCCCAGATGCTCCACAGATAACCACCCACAGGATTGTGGAGCTCAGGGCCCCATCCCGTTCCCGGTCCACCTCCAGCTCCCGCAGCAGGAAGAAAACGAAGAAGAAAAAGGTTTCCAGAGAGCACCAGAGGACACGCTCTAGCACTCGCTCTGGCTCCCGGGACAGGACTTCACGCTCAGTATCACCAGTCACTGAGGAACACACTAAGAGGCACAGAGCTAAGGCTAAAAGTCGGAGGTCTTCCAGTGACCGTGCTAGCAGCCAGGACAGAgcaaagaggaggagggacagggAGCACAGGCGGAGTGCCTGGGGTCATGGCAGGGCCTGGAGGAAGTCCAGGTCCCGCTCAGGGAGTCCTGGCAGTTCTTCTTGTGAGCGCCATGAGAGTAGGAGACGGAAGAGACGGCATTCAGGGTCCCGGTCTCGAGGCAGGGACTGCTCACCCCACAGCAGCCTAGAAAGGGACCGGAGACACAAGCATCGGGAGAGGAGCCGGGAGCGGGTGGGCAAGAAGGAGAGTGTGACTCGGTCACGGGAGAGAAGGAAGTGGCGGTCTCGGTCTCCCAGCTTGGAGCATAGGCCACGGAGGCCACGCTCCCGTGAGAAGCGGCCCCATTCcccagagaagaaggaggaggctgtAAGGGAGATTTCTCCAACCCCTGCTCCACAGGAGGAGCCAAGGCAGGATGGAGACCACCCTCCCAGTCGTCCAGTCTCAGAAGTAAGTGTCCTGCCAGAGGTGGTTGTGGCTGACCTGAACCCTCCAGAAGTCCCTCCTGTCCCGACAGAGCCAGTGGAGTGTGTGCCTGAGGACCTAGACTATGGTGATTCTGTGGAGGCAGGCCACGTCTTTGAGGATTTTGCAAATGAAGCCATCTTTATCCAGCTTGATGACATGAGCTCACCTCCTTCCCCTGAGAGTACAGACTCCTCCTCCCCTGAGCGAAACTTCCCACCAAATCCCACACTGCCCCCAGCCAGCCTTCCACAGGATACTACTGTACCTGTCATGAAGAGGGAAGTGGTACCGATCCACAGGGAAGATGTCACAAAGCCTACGCCCCAGGCATTGGCCCCTTCAGGCCAGTGCCTGCTCAGGCAGGACACTGTGGAGACCACCACTACAACTCTTAGCACCATGGGTGTGGTGCCCATGGGAAAGGACAGTCCTTTGgagagtgggagaggatgtgaagCAGTCAGGCCCAGGGATGCTGTGGCCCAGGCCCCGCTGCTGCGGTCCAGAACCCTGGTGAAGAGAGTCACCTGGAACCTGCAGGAAGCCAAGGACAGTACCCCAGCCCTGGATAGAGTTCCAA ggacaccACTTCAGAGGCCACAGAAGCCCCAGGAAGGAGACTGGGATGCAGAGGACAGGGCCCTCATAGGAGTTCAGCAGGCACCATTCTCCGAGCTGCCCCCTCCCATCCACGTTCTCCAGGAGTCTGGGTTACTTGATGCAGATCCCTCTCAG GTTTACAGCCCCAAcatgccaccacccctggctcaGCCCTCAAGCATCATGCCCTATGCACTGGTCAGCCAGCCCTCAGTCCAGCTGATCCTGCAGGGGACCCTTCCCCTAGCAGGCTGCGGTGCAGCACAGAGCCTAGCCCCAGTGCCCACTCTGCCAGCTACAACCTCAGAGCTAGCTGTtccaaccaccaccaacaactcAGAGGAAAAGACCGCTGCTCCCAAGTCTGCTGCTGAGAAGACCAAAAAGGAGGAG TACATGAAGAAGCTGCACATGCAGGAGCGGGCTGTGGAGGAGGTGAAGCTGGCCATTAAGCCCTTCTACCAGAAGAGAGAAGTGACCAAGGAGGAGTACAAGGACATCCTGCGCAAAGCCGTGCAGAAG ATCTGCCACAGCAAGAGTGGTGAAATCAACCCTGTGAAGGTGGCCAACCTGGTGAAGGCCTATGTGGACAAATACAGACACATGCGCAGGCACAAGAAGGCTGAAGCCGGAGAGGAGCCACCCTCTCAGAGTGCTGAGACCTAA